A single genomic interval of Trichosurus vulpecula isolate mTriVul1 chromosome 6, mTriVul1.pri, whole genome shotgun sequence harbors:
- the LOC118854396 gene encoding olfactory receptor 10AG1-like, translating into MEYEEKVEEENLTIVGELILLGFSDLPNLQGFLFGIFLIIYMSILMGNGLIIVITMVDPTLQTPMYFFLGNFSFLEICYTSVTLPRMLTNLWTQNRAISLMACAMQLSFFLILGVTESFLLVVMAYDRYVAICKPLYYPLVMNHKVCVQLVVVSWIVGIPGQVVQTYKVISLPFCFNELNHVFCDVSPLLELACGDTSVQEFSVYAFAVLLGMLPFLTIIGFYFKIITTILKLPLVIGRRKAFSTCSSHLIVVGLFYGSGIITYLIPKSSQSEIKNVLSLFYTIVTPMFNPMIYSLKNKDVIAALKKLLMKILA; encoded by the coding sequence ATGGAATAtgaagaaaaagtagaagaagaaaATCTTACTATCGTAGGGGAACTTATTCTTCTGGGATTTTCTGACCTTCCCAATCTCCAAGGGtttctttttggaatttttttgatCATCTATATGAGCATCCTTATGGGAAATggtctcatcattgtcattaccATGGTTGATCCAACTCTCCAAACTCCCATGTACTTTTTCCTGGGCAACTTTTCCTTCTTGGAAATCTGTTATACATCAGTGACTCTCCCCAGAATGCTGACAAACCTTTGGACACAAAACAGAGCAATTTCTTTAATGGCCTGTGCTATgcaactttcattttttcttattctggGAGTCACTGAGAGCTTCCTTCTGGTTGTGATGGCCTATGATCGTTATGTGGCCATTTGTAAACCTCTCTATTATCCTCTTGTCATGAACCACAAAGTTTGTGTCCAGTTGGTGGTTGTTTCCTGGATTGTTGGGATCCCTGGGCAAGTAGTACAGACATATAAGgtaatttctcttcccttctgttttaATGAGCTCAATCATGTTTTCTGTGATGTTTCTCCATTGCTGGAGTTGGCTTGTGGGGATACCTCTGTGCAAGAGTTCTCTGTTTATGCTTTTGCTGTGCTACTTGGGATGCTTCCCTTTCTCACCATTATTGgtttctattttaaaatcatCACCACCATCCTGAAGTTGCCACTGGTCATAGGGAGAAGAAAGGCCTTTTCTACCTGTTCTTCCCATCTCATAGTTGTGGGTTTATTCTATGGGTCTGGTATTATTACATATCTGATACCCAAATCAAGCCAATCAGAGAtaaaaaatgttctctctcttttctacaCCATTGTGACCCCGATGTTTAACCCCATGATATACAGCCTAAAAAACAAAGATGTTATTGCAGCATTAAAGAAATTACTAATGAAAATATTAGCCTGA